The genomic DNA GGCCGCCCGCACGTCCTCGGCCGGGACCCCGCTCGTTTCGAAGAACAGTAGCGTCTCGTCGGCGGAGTGGGTGCCGAGGCCCTCGTACTCGACGCCTGCCCCCGTCGCGGTCGCGATCCGTGAGAGGAGGTTGTCCGCACCCTCGATCCGGAGCGTGAGTTCGAGCAGTCGTTCGGCGTGGAGCGCTTCCCGCGTTTTCACCGCGGTGATCGCGTTCGCGATTCCCGCACCGAGCTCCGTCAACACCGTCCGCTCGAGGTCGCCGAACGCGTCCGGTTCGTCGGCATAGACCGTGAGGACGCCGTAGGTGTACTCAGCGTGCGAGAGCGGAACGCTGATGACCGACTGGAAGCCGCGGTCCACCGCCTGTCGCCGCCACACCTCGTCTTGGAGTTCCTCGACGGCGTTCGAGACGACGGTCGGGGCCTCGCTCCGGGCGGTTCGGAGGGCCGGCTCGGTCGAGCCGTCGTATTCGAGGGAGACGGTGTCCAAGTACTCCTGTGCTGATCCGGCCCATGCACGGGGCTCGAGCCGTGTCCCGCTCGGATCGTGCGTCCCGATCCACGCGAAGGAGACGGTGTCCGCCTCGAGCAGTCGTTCGGCGACGGTGCGCTCGATCTCCTCGCGGCTGTCGGCACCGATGAGCGACTGGTCGATCCGGCGGATGAGTTCCGTGATCTCGATCTGACGGTTGAGTCGCCGGTTGCGGTCCTCGAGTTCGGCTTCCCGTTCGCGGAGACTGGCCTCGCTCTCGAGGCGATCGAACGCCGCTTCGGTCGTGGCCACGAGCGTCTCCATCAACCGTCGAGCTTCGGCGTCGATCGTCTCGGTATCGGACGCGACCACGAAGACGCCGTGATCGCCGACCGGGACGACGACCCCGCTTTCGACGGCCGGCCCGAAGACCTGCGATCGATCGAACGACGCCGGGTCGTCGACGACCGTCCCCGTCCCGGTCACGTAGGCGTTCCAGACGACGGAGTCGCTGTCGCCGACGGCGACCGACGGCGGGCCCCGACAGAGGGATGCGAACGCGTCGGTGTGTGCAGTGGGTTCGAACCGGCTGGCCGCGGGGTCGAGCCGATAGATCGCCACGCCCGATGCGTCGAGGATGTCCGCGGCCGTCTCGGTGACGAGCTCCGCAACCTCCCGTTCGGTATCGGTCCCGAGCAGGTCGCGCGCGGCGTCGTGAAGCGACTCGAGGGCGAGTTCGCGGTCTTTCCGCTGGGTGATGTCGTTGTTGATCCCGACCAAGCGCCTGCCCCCCTCCTCGTCGCTCACGAGTCGACCGCGGGAGCCGACCCAGATCAGGGTCCCGTCCTCGCGTCGTAACCTGTACTCCGTCTGGAACAGTCCGCCGCTCTCGATCACCCGGTCCGCTGCCGCCTCGATCTGGGGGACGTCGTCCGGATGGACGCGTCGTTTGAAGTCCTCGAACGTTCCCCCGAACGAACCGGGCTCGAGCCCCACGAGCCGCTCGAGCGTCTCGTTCCAGTCGACCGTGTCGGTCTCCAGGTTCCACTCCCAGACGCCGGTGTTCGTCCCCTCCAGTGCGAGTTCGAGCCGACGTTTCGTCTCCCGGAGGTCGCGTTCGCGTTCCTTCCGTTCCGTGATGTCGCGACTGATCGCGATGAACCGATTCTCGTTCTCGAGTTCGATACAGATCAGGTGGACTTCGACGGGGAACGTCGAACCGTCGCGACGCCGATACAGACCCTCGAACTTTCGCCGCTCGCCCACCGACAGTTCCTCGAGCAGCGCCTGAACCTCGTCCGCGTCGAAGCGAATGTCGTACTCCCAGATGTTCGTCCCGATCAGCTCGCTCTCGGCGTAGCCCAGCTCGTCGGCGATCCGGCGGTTCGCGTCGATCACCGTTCCCGCCGTATCGAGCACGTCGACCATATCGGGGGAGTTCTCGAACAGCGCTTCGAGCCGCGCGCTCGTCGTTTCCAGTCGGCGTTCGCGTTCCTTTCGCTCGGTGATGTCCCGGACGACGCCCGCGGTCCCGACGAACTCGCCGTCCGTCATCGGTAACAGCGCGATGTGGTTCTCCACGTCGATCACGTCCCCGTCGACGGTCTCGAGGCCGATTTCGACGGTCCGGGAGGGCTCGTCGGATCGGAGCAGTTCCCGGATCATCTCCTGGGCGCGCTCGACGCCGTCCGACGGGATCACCGTCGCCGCGGGCTCGCCGATCAGCGCGTCCGGCTCGTACCCGAGGATCGGCGTGACCGCGTCGTTCACGAACTGGAAACGCCCCGCCGAGTCGAGCGTGTACACCAGTTCGTCGAGTGCCTGGATGATCGTCTCGAAGCGCTCGAGCTCCCGTTCGCGCTCCTTGCGCTCGGTGATGTCCTGGATCGAACCGCGGATGGCGACGACCTCGTCGCCCTCGGAAATGGGTTCACCGATGATCCGCATCCACCGTTCGGAGCCGTCGGCGGTGTACATCCTGGCCTCGTGGTCGTACATCTCGTCGTCCTCGATCGCGGTCTCGACCGCCGACAGGGCGCGCTCGCGGTCGTCCGGGTGGTAGAACTGCACGGCGTCCGCCGGGCCGATGTCCGTCTCGGGGGAGACACTGAACAGCCGATAGAGCCCCTCAGTGACCGTCAACTCGTACTCCTCGGACCGGACGTCGAGCTCCCAGCCGGCGACCCTCGCCATCTGCTGCGCCTGTTCGAGCAGGCCCGTCGTCCGCTCGAGTTCCCGCTCGCGTTCCTTGCTATCGGTGATGTCGAAGACCGCACCGTGGACGGTTTCGCCGTCGACGGACGGTTCGGCCGTCGCCCGGACCCATCGCTCGGCTCCGTCCTCGGTGAGGATACGGTGCTCGGTGGTGAACCCCTCGCCCGTTTCGAGTGCCCGCTCGAACAGCTCCTGCATGCGCTCGCGGTCGTCGGGGTGGATGTACTGGGTGCCCTCGGAGAGGGTCAGGCGCGCTTTACGATCGTCCGCTCGCTCGCGCTCCCGCTCGAAAATTTCGTACATCTGGTCGGTCCAGGTCCCGTCGTACGGCGGCTCGCCGGACAGATCGAGCTCCCACCCGCCGACCCCCGCGATACGCTGGGTCTGGCCGAGGAGTTCGCTGGTCCGCTCGAGTTCCCGCTCGCGCTCCTTGCGCTCGGTGATGTCCTGAATGGAGCCCCAGATTCTGCCGACCTCGTCGCCGTCGACCACGGGCTCGCCGATCGTCCGAACCCACCGGCAGTCGCCGTCCGGCGTCACCACCCGCAGTTCGAGATCGTAGCGCTCGCCGTCCTCGAGCGCCGCGTCGACCGCGTCCTCGATTCGGTGGCGGTCGTCGGGATGGTACAACTCGAGGGCACGGTCCGTATCGACGGCCTCGCCGATCGGAACGCCGTGAATCCGGTACACCTCGTCGGTCCACTCCAGTTCGGGCGGGTCGCAGGTCGCGTCGAGCTCCCAGGCACCCACGTTCGCCGATCGCTGTGCCTGAGTGAGCATCCGCCGCGTCCGCTCGAGCTTTCGCTCGCGAGCCTTCCGCTCGGAGATGTCGCGACCGACGCCGGCGACCACCCGGTTTCCGTCCGGATCGTCGAACGCCGTCGCGACCAACTCGTACGGGACGGTGTCGCCCGACGCTGTCAGAAATTCCGTCTCCATCCGCGCGCTGCCCTCCTCGAGGACGTCCCGGAGCCCCGCTCGGACGCGCTCGAACTCGGCTTCGCTGAAGGGGACGATACCCTCCTCCCGAATCTCGTCGACCGTGTATCCGGTCACCTCGCGGAAGGTCTCGTTGGCCCGCTGGAGGACCATGTCCTCGTCGAGGACGTAGAACACGTCGTCGAGGGAGTTCAGGACGTTGTCGGTGAACGCCTTGTAGCGCTCGAGGCGTCGCTGTCGCTCGCGGATCGTCCGAACGTGCTCCCGGCGTTCGAACATCTGGCTCACCCACCGAGTCATCAGATCGACGAACGACTTTTCCGCCGGCGTGAACGGTCGATCCCGGGGATCGGAGTTCAGGAAACAGAGCGTCCCGTAGAGGTCGCCTTCGACGAGAATTTTCCCGCCGACGTAGCAGCTGATGCCGACGTCCTCGGCGGCCGGATGCTCGTCCCACCCCTCCGCGGCAGCGTCGTAGATCCCCAGGATACCGTCGGATTCGATGGTCTCCTGGCAGAAGGTCCGTGGGAGATCCAGCTCCGCCACGTCGGATGCGAACTCATGCTCGACGACCGTCTCGAGCTCGTACCCGCCGTCGTCCTCGTCGATCTGAGTGATGAGTCCCGTCTCGAGCCCGAGTCGCTCGCACCCCAGCTCGAGCAATCGGCGGATCTTCGCGTCGCTCTCGAGGTCCGTATCGGCGGTGATCCGGTACAGTTCCTTTCGGTAGCGTTCGCTCTCGGCGCGCCGCCGTTCGCGATCGCGGATCGTGGCTGTCAGCTCGTCGACGACGGCCGAAAGGCGGCCGATCTCGTCGTCCCGGTCGATCGTGAAGTCGACGGGCTCGTCGAGATCGGTGAGCCCCTCGCCGTCGTCGACGCCGTCTCGGTCCGCGCGGTCGCCGCCGGCGTCGGCCGCAAACGAGGCGGGTTCTCCGCGGTCGAGACGCGAGACGAACTGCTCGAGTTCGTCGGTCAGTCGCTCGATATCGCTCGCTCGATCGGAGCCACTCCGTGTGACGAGCCCGAGGAGCAGAATTCCCGGTCCCGACGCCGGACCGAGCCCCGGCGTCGTGACGGCAGAAAGCAGTGTCTCGGCACCGATCCCGAGCAGTATGCCGGCCACACCGACCAGGACCACGACCGCACCTCGCGTCACACCCCCGTGCGCCCTCGTGTGGACCGCGATATCGACCATGGCCCCTCCTAGGGAGCGATCGATTATGATACGCGTGGTTGGTTCCACTCCGGCTCGGACAAATTTCACGGGCCGTCGGTGCTCGATCACCGCGCAGTCACGCGGTTTTGCCGAAATACTATACACGTAGCGTCGCCTTCGAAGGCGGATTACATGTATAACGAGCAGGCGGATACCGTCCGATCACGTTCGTTCACCCGAGATGCCCGGAACTACGCTAGATACTCACAGCGATTCTATCAGTCTACGAATCGTCGACGCGATCGCGGAGGCGACCGACACCGACGTCTACGAACTCGAGCCGCTGTACAACGTCGTCGATCCGGAGGCGCTCGATCAGCTCTTCCGACCCGACTCGGCGGTCGACATCCGTGTAGAATTCGAGTACGGCGGGCTGCTCGTCGAAGTCCGGAGCGACGGTACCGTCGTAATCGACGGGACGGTCCATGCGAGCGACTAGCCGAGGTCGGCTCGACGCACCCACGACTGCCGACAGTGGGACGGTGACTCCTGGACGCGGATCGAACCGATGAGCAGGCCATCTACTGCGGTATCCGAGCCAGCCGTTCGGACGCAGCCGGCGCAGCTGACCCTCCTGCTCGTCGGCGACGACCGGATTCGAGACCGCCTCGAACGCGCGTTCAGTGGCGACGAGACCGAGCTGGCCGTCGAAACAGTCGTCTCGCCCGCGGCCGTCGCGGAGCGATCCGAGATCGAGGCCGACTGCCTCGTCATCGCGTCGCCGGCGGCAACGGCGGAGACGGACGCGCCGGAGACCGGCGCTGCCGCCGAAGCGGCAGCCGGCCACCTCGAGACGCTCAGGACTCGCAGTGTCGACCTGCCGGTCGTGGTCCTCGCGGACGAGCGGACGCCCAGCCTCGCGGACGCGGTCCGGTCGTACGACTGGACCGCCGTCGTCGAACGTGACGAGCCGCCGGCTCAGCTCGCCGACCGCGTCCACGACCTCCTCGAGCGCCACCGGCTGACCGCACTGTCGCGCCGGTCGCTGGCGAGCGTCGAGCTCGCCGGGGACGCCATCGCGATCGTCGGCCCCGACGGTGCCCTTCAGTTCGCGAGCCGCTCGTTCGCGATGCTGTTCGAGTACGACGAGGACACCGCGGAAGGAACACCGTGGCGGGAACTATTCACCGACGACGCCGTCGACCACCTCGAGTCGGCGGCGATCCCGACGGTCTCGGAGGGGTGGCGGTGGACCGGCCGCTGTACCGGCCGGCGGAAAACCGGCGGGACGTTCGCGGCTCGGCTTCGTCTCGGTGGCCTCACGGACGGGAGTCTGGTGTTCGCGATCAGCGAGGACGAACGCCGCGACGGGCTCGAGGACTGAACTGGGACGGCGCTCGGCCCATCGACGACGCGTCGGGTTCTATTCGCACCGCTGACGCTCGCGTTTTCCGGCACATCGGCGAGGAAGGGGTCGACGGGAATCCGTTCTCCGGTCGGCGCGGAGTTACGTTCCGTGGTCCCAGCTATCCATGTACTCGTGCTGGGTCTCGGTCAGCGAATCGAAGTCCACGCCTTCGGCCTCGAGTTTGATCTCGGCGATCTCTTTGTCGAGTTCGTCGGGGACGTCGTGGACGCCGGCATCGTAGACGTCGCTTGCTCGCGGCTCATCGCCGCTCGCATCCGCGGCGCGTGGCTCCACGCTCTCGACCAGTTCGCGCACGCAGACGGCCTGGACGCCGAAACTCTGGTCCATGACCTCGACGGGGTGGCCCAGCGAGACGGGCGCGGCGAGGTTGACGAGTCGACCTTCGGCGACGACGTTCAGCCGGCGGCCGTCGTCCATCTCGTAGGCCTCCACGCCGTCGCGGGCCTCGTAGCGGTCGACCGCGAGGTCGTCGAGCGCGTCGAGGTCGATCTCGATGTCGAAGTGGCCGGCGTTCGCGAGCAGGACGCCGTCTTGCATCTTCTCGAAGTGCTCTTCGACGACGACGTCCCGGTTGCCGGTCGTCGTCAGGAAGACGTCGCCCACCGCGGCGGCCTCGGCCATCGGCATGACCTCGTAGCCCTCCATGTGGGCCTCGAGCGCGCGGCGGGGCTCGACTTCGGTGACGATGACGTTGGCGTTCTGGCCGGCGGCCTTCTTGGCGACGCCCTTGCCGCAGTAGCCGTAGCCGGCGACGACGACGTTCTTGCCGGCCCACGAGAGGTTCGTGGTCATGGCGATCGAGGCGAGCGAGGACTCGCCGGTACCGTGGACGTTGTCGAACAGGCGCTTCATCGGGGTGTCGTTGACCGCGAAGACGGGGTACTCGAGCGCACCGTCCGCGTCCATCGCGCGCAGGCGGTGGACCCCGGTGGTCGTCTCCTCGGCTCCGCCGATGATCCCGTCGATCAGTTCGGGGTGGTCCTCGTGGATCGCGGCGACGAGGTCCATGCCGTCGTCGACGGTGATCGTCGGCTCGTGGGCGATGACGGCCTCGATCGCGGCGTAGTACTCCTCGTCGTCGACGCCGCGTTTCGCGTAGCTGGTGATGTTCTCGTGGGCCTCGAGCGCCGCGCTCACGTCGTCGTGGGTCGAAAGGGGGTTGCAGCCGGTGACGGCGACCTCCGCGCCGCCCTCCGCGAGCGTCTCGACGAGGATCGCCGTCTTCGCCTCGACGTGCATCGCCATCCCGATCCGCTCGCCCTCGAACGGCTGTTCCGCGACGAACTCCTCGCGGACGTGCTCGCAGATCGGCATGTGTTGGGCGGCCCAGTCCATCTTCCGGCGTCCCTCCTCGCGAGCGGACGCGACGTCGTCCAACTGCTCGCTGATCGAGGGATACTCGGTGTCGGTCATGGGTCGACTGAGTGGGACCGGAGCCAAAACGCTACCGAACCGCTCCGGCGGTCGGTTTCGAACGGGACACCGTTTCGGCGGTGAACGCGCGACCGTCGCCGGCCAAAAAGACGTCTCGAGTGTGGTGGGTGAGCCGCGGTCACTCCGTGCCTGCTCGATCGGGACGGTCGCCGTCGGACGCGAACCGCTCCGATCTGGCCCGACACCGGCGACGGGTCACTGCGCGGCAGCGCCGTCGACCGGCATCAGTCGTTCGAGTGGGGTCGAACCGGACTATTCGTCGGCGTCGTCTTCGTCATCGGCGTCGTCGCCGCCGTCGGTACCCGATCCACCGGCGTGAGTCGGCGGGCCGCCGCCTTTCTCGTCGTCATCGTCACCGTCGTCGTCACTCGGACCGCCCGCGTGGCTCGGCGGTCCTTGTTTGTCGTCGTCGCTCTCGTTGCCGTCATCCTCGTCGTCATCGACGTCGTCGGACGGCGGGCCGGCGTGGCTCGGCGGGCCGGCGTGGCTCGGCGGGCCGGCGTGGGCCGGCGAGTTACCCGGGTTGTTCGCGACGACGAAGCTCGCGACCGAGAGGCCGATCGATCCGTTGGATTCGTTCTGCTGGCTCTCGACGTAGTCGGAAACGAGCGCACCGAAGTTCGTCGCGGACTCGTCGTCCGTCTCGTTGTCGGTTTCGTTGTCGTCAGTCTCGTTGCCGTCCAAGTCGTCGTCCGACTCGTTGTCGTCGATATCGGACTCGTTGTCGGTTTCGTTGTCGTCGGTCTCGTTGCCGTCCAGGTCGTCGTCCGTCACGTTGTCGTCGGTCTCGTTGTCGACCTGCACCACCGAGAGGGTGGCGTCGGAACTGTCGACAGCAGTACTTCCCGTATTCGCGGCCGCGGTCAACGGTGCGAACACGGACGCGAGCATCGCGACCGTCAGCACGAGTGCGAAGAATCGTTTGTGTCTCATCCGGATCGAACATTCACGGATTCCTGAATAAACCCCGCCGGCAGTTCGCTCAGTTCGACGCGTTCGTTCGAGCGATCAGAGAGTCCGATACCGTTTACGAGGTTATCTGAGCGTTCAATAGCGTTTCGTCACTCGACACGAGCCGACAGCGACGCGGCCGTCTCGACGGCTCGCTCCCGAACGCCTGCTTCGTCGAGCGTCAGTACCTCGCGATCGCGCATGAGGACTTGGCCATCGCAAACGGTGTGTCGCACGTCGGCCGCCGCGGCCGCGTACGCGAGGTGACTCACGAGGTCGTGGCGCGGCGTCAGGTGGGGCTGCTCGAGATCGATCACGGCGAGATCGGCCGGCGCACCCGCCTCGAGACGCCCGGATTCGAGGCCGATCGCGTCCGCGCTGCCTCGGGTCAGCATGTCGACGACCGCCTCGGCGGGCACCGCACTGGCGTCGTCGGCCGCGAGTTTTCCGAGCATAGCCGCATCGCGGGCCTCGTCGAGCATCGAGAGGTCGTTGTTCGAGGCCGCGCCGTCCGTCCCGAGACCGACGGTGACGCCCGCCTCGAGCATGCGTTCGACCGGGGCCATCCCGCTGGCGAGTTTCATGTTCGAGGCCGGACAGTGGATCACGCCGGTGCCGGCCGCCGCGAGCAGGTCGATCTCCGACTCGTCGACGTGAACGCCGTGGGCGACGAAATCCTCGGGCTCGAGGAGGCCGTGCTCGGCGGCGTACTCGAGCGGCCGCTGGCCGTGTTCGTCGACGATCGGCGCGACCTCGTCGACGGTCTCGTTGGCGTGGTAGTGGACTGGAACCCCCGCTTCGCGCGCCTCGGGAACGAACTCCGCGAGGTACTCGCTCCCGACGGTCGTCAGCGAGTGGGGCATGAAGGCCGTCGAGATCCGTCCGTCGGCCGCGCCGTCGTACTCGCGGGCGATCTCGAGGCTCGTGGTCGCGTCCTCGCGGGCCGCCTCGCCGTCCTTCCCGACGGTGACGATGCCGTGACCGAGCCGGGCGCGGAGCCCCGCTTCCTCGACCGCGACGGCGACATCGGGCACGTGGAAGTACATGTCCGCGAACGCGGTCGTCCCCGACTTGATCAGTTCGACCAGCCCCAGTTCCGCGCCCGCGCGGACGTCCGCCGCCGTCAGTTCGCCTTCGGCGGGCCAGATGTCCTCCTGGAGCCAGGCCTCGAGGGGCTTGTCGTCGGCGTACCCCCGGAGGAGCGTCATCGCGACGTGGCAGTGGCCGTTGACGAACCCCGGCGTCACGAGCGACTCCGCGGCCTCGAGCGTCTCGTCGGCCGCGCCCGCGAGATCGGTCCCGATCTCGCGGATCTCGCCGGCGTCCTGATCGATCAGTACGTCCGCGCTCGTCACCGTCAGGTCGGGTCGGAGGACCCGCCCGCCGGTGATTGCAAGCATCGTCATTGGATGGGAGTTCTCGCCGGGACGCCTTAGCCTGTCGATAGATCGCCGTGAAACGAGTCGGGACCGTCACGAGTTCCGCAACCGGAATGTGCGCCCCGACCGTGGAGCGACGACCGCGAACTCGAGCGGAACGTCCTCCACGTCGTCGGCGGTGACCTCGCGTATCACCTGTGTAGAAGCGAGTGGGCGCACCTGACCGACGAAAAGACGAATACGGATGGGGACTGCTCGCACGTGAGACGGAGTCTACGACACGGTCAATCGACCTACCCGGCAACGATCCCACCGTCCCGGTCGGAATCGCGGGATCGAATCACCAGTTCGAGGAGCGCAAGGACGGACACGGCGACGGAGAGGTACAGGAAGGACAGTTCTGGATGAGAGCCTTCCGGGGATGGATACGACGGGAACACCGCATCAGCGACGATAGCCGGAGCGACGAATGCGTAGAGGGCCAGCGGTGCGACGAGCCCTCTCGAGAGCAGCGCTGCGAGCGTAGCCGCCGTCGCGACACCGGTCGGTACGAGAACCACGAGAACGGTCGAGATATCCGTTTGAACGTACGACGGGAGATCCAGTAGCCCGACGCCGAGGCCGACGACGAACCCGGCGCTACAGACGATCAGCCAGAATCGCGATCGTGACAGCGGGAAGTCGGGGAGATGTCGAAGTCGGTCGTCACCGACGCCGTACTCGTATCGGAGTACGAACTCGGCGACGCCAGCCACCAGCAGCACGGCGAGCCACGCGTACCACGACTTCGCGTAACTCGAGGCGTAGACCGGTCCGTCGATAACGAGTCCCGTCGGGCCAGTCATCCCTTCGGGAACGGGAGACGCCAGTACGGTGGAAGCGACACCGCCGAGAAGCGAAACGAACCCCACGGAGGGTGCGACTAACCTAGTGGCGGCCGTAACGAATACCGGAACGAAGCCGAGCGTGAACACGCCGACCCAGATGTGGGGCGTGTCGAATATGGACCCCACGAAGACGGAGTTGAGGGACGTCTGTTCCCCGGGCCTGAAAAGCGGCGAGTTCACGCGCGTCAGTAACGCGAGCGTCAGGACGACGTTCACCACCCCGCCGAGACAACCCAGTACGGCCGAACCGACGAGAGATCGATTCATACCAACGCACCACTGGTACGGACTGGCTGGGCAGAGCGGTTTGCCGACTGGCTGCTAGCGGAGAGCGACCCGAATGGGCCCGAACTGTAACCGTTGGCGACGGGTGGGGAGTTCCGGAACATCAGCTGTGAAATAACCATTGTGGTAGTGTTTCCGGCACGTTCGTGCGTTCTTATGCTGTTTGGTAAAAACTTCTCATTTAGCCAGACCAACGATAACGCTACAAATTCAGAGTGTGATAAAACGTATCCAGCACAGATGTGTCATCGTATACAAGCGTCATCGACTCACGGTTCTCGCCGCACGGCCTTCTGGCGTCGATTTCGCCGGTCGCGACGGGCGACACGAGTCGAGCGCGACCGAACCCGACGGACCAGTCGGCGGATTTAACATTTCGGTGGCGCTACAGCCGGTATGGACCATTCATCGCGGCGCGCGCGGCTTCGCGCCTTCGTCGGCGACTACCCGCCGCGGGCAGCGCTGGTCGACGCCTGGGACGAACACAGCCGCTACGTCGGCTTCGCGGCCGGCCTGTTCGCGGTCGGCGTCGTCATCGGCGTGCTCCTGCTGGCGGCAGGCTACAACCTGCTCGAGATCATCGCCGAGTTGCTCGGCGAGGGCCTATTTCCGGAAGGGGTCGGGGAGATGGGCGGATTCGAACTGGCGCAGTTTCTGCTGGTGAACAACACGCGGGCGTTCCTGCTGTCGATCGGCGGCGCGCTCACGCTGGGCCTCCTGACGGCCTGGGCGATGCTGTTCAACGGGATCATCGTCGGGAACGTCGGCGCTGTCGTCGCCGAACGCGTCGGGGTCGACTACATCCTCGTCGGACTGCTCCCACACGGCATCTTCGAGCTTCCGGCCCTCTTCATCGCCGCCGGCGTCGGCTTCCGCCTGCTGTACCGGTTCGGCCAGCGGATCCTCGGGTCGCGCAATGCCGTCTTCACGAAACCCTACCTCTACCGAACGGGAGTCCTGATCCTCGCCGGCTGGCTCCTGCTGGTCGTCGCCGCGTTCGTCGAAGCCTTCGTCACGCCCGCACTGCTCGAGACGCTGTTCGCCGAGCGCCTCGAGGGGATGAACGGAGCTCCCTGATCGCTGCTGCGTCGGGAATCGAACGATTCGTTCGGACAGTTTACCGGTTTGAACGGTCGTGAACGGACCCAATGGTCGTGCCCCTTTTTCTCCACCGGACGACCGTCACCGGATATGAACGGACACGCGATCCGACTGATACTCATCGCAGCTCTCGTCGCTGTCGCCGGCTGTGCCGGCGGTATGGGCGGCGATCCGGGTACCGATTCGACGACCGACGACGACGCTGTGACGGACTCGAGCGACGGCGTGGGGACGGCCGCGTTCTACGTCAGCGACGAGCCCAACGTGATCGACGACTTCGAACACCTCAACGTGACGATCACGAAGGTCGGCTTCAAGAAAGCCGGCGATGGCGGGGGTGGCGACTCGGACGGGGCTGACGAAGACGACACGAACGAAACCGACGACGAATCGACCAACGAGACGGCCGACGACGGTGAATCAACCAACGAACCCGTCGAAGAGCCAGACGGCAACGAATCGGAAGCGGAAGACGAGGAAGCGGGTGGAGACGATGACGGCGACGCGAGCGACGGAGGATGGGTCGAACACGACGTTGACAACCGGACGGTCGACCTCACCGAGCTAAAAGGCGCGAACGCGTCCATGATCGACGAGTTCGACCTTCCGGCCGGCGACTACGAGAAAGTCTTTATTTACGTCAGCGACACCGAAGGGATCTTGGCCGACGGGACCGAGACGACGGTGAAACTGCCGAGTAACAAACTCCAGATCAATTCGAAATTTACCGTCGGAAACGGCGAGCGGGTCGACTTCGTCTACGACATCGCACCCCACAAGGCCGGCAAGAGCGGGAAGTACATCCTCAAGCCGGTGATCAGCCAGAGCGGAACGGGCGACGACGTGGAGATCCGCGATATCGACGAGAAGACCGACGACGAAAGCGACGGAGACGGTGAAGGCGACGGCAGCGACGAGGCGAAGAACGGAAGCGAGGCGCAGCGGGACGGCGACAAATCGGGACAGCAAAACTGACCAACCCGCACCGTTTTCGCGGCCGCTGTGACGGGAACGTTCGACGACTCCCACCCCGGACGAACATCGTTCTACGTGGACAGGCGTTCGGTTTTCGGTACAACGGAAGCGACACGCTCGACTGTGGAATCTAACGTCGCGGCCTCGATCGATCTCGCATCGAAAGCAGTAATCCACAAAGGCGACCGGTCCGTACGGTTTCGTATGAGTCGAACGATTACCGTCGAAGGCATGTCGTGTGAGCACTGCGAGCAGACCGTCGAGGACGCGCTCGAGG from Natrinema salaciae includes the following:
- a CDS encoding amidohydrolase; translated protein: MTMLAITGGRVLRPDLTVTSADVLIDQDAGEIREIGTDLAGAADETLEAAESLVTPGFVNGHCHVAMTLLRGYADDKPLEAWLQEDIWPAEGELTAADVRAGAELGLVELIKSGTTAFADMYFHVPDVAVAVEEAGLRARLGHGIVTVGKDGEAAREDATTSLEIAREYDGAADGRISTAFMPHSLTTVGSEYLAEFVPEAREAGVPVHYHANETVDEVAPIVDEHGQRPLEYAAEHGLLEPEDFVAHGVHVDESEIDLLAAAGTGVIHCPASNMKLASGMAPVERMLEAGVTVGLGTDGAASNNDLSMLDEARDAAMLGKLAADDASAVPAEAVVDMLTRGSADAIGLESGRLEAGAPADLAVIDLEQPHLTPRHDLVSHLAYAAAAADVRHTVCDGQVLMRDREVLTLDEAGVRERAVETAASLSARVE
- a CDS encoding stage II sporulation protein M, whose amino-acid sequence is MDHSSRRARLRAFVGDYPPRAALVDAWDEHSRYVGFAAGLFAVGVVIGVLLLAAGYNLLEIIAELLGEGLFPEGVGEMGGFELAQFLLVNNTRAFLLSIGGALTLGLLTAWAMLFNGIIVGNVGAVVAERVGVDYILVGLLPHGIFELPALFIAAGVGFRLLYRFGQRILGSRNAVFTKPYLYRTGVLILAGWLLLVVAAFVEAFVTPALLETLFAERLEGMNGAP
- a CDS encoding DUF4382 domain-containing protein, producing the protein MNGHAIRLILIAALVAVAGCAGGMGGDPGTDSTTDDDAVTDSSDGVGTAAFYVSDEPNVIDDFEHLNVTITKVGFKKAGDGGGGDSDGADEDDTNETDDESTNETADDGESTNEPVEEPDGNESEAEDEEAGGDDDGDASDGGWVEHDVDNRTVDLTELKGANASMIDEFDLPAGDYEKVFIYVSDTEGILADGTETTVKLPSNKLQINSKFTVGNGERVDFVYDIAPHKAGKSGKYILKPVISQSGTGDDVEIRDIDEKTDDESDGDGEGDGSDEAKNGSEAQRDGDKSGQQN
- a CDS encoding adenosylhomocysteinase, which translates into the protein MTDTEYPSISEQLDDVASAREEGRRKMDWAAQHMPICEHVREEFVAEQPFEGERIGMAMHVEAKTAILVETLAEGGAEVAVTGCNPLSTHDDVSAALEAHENITSYAKRGVDDEEYYAAIEAVIAHEPTITVDDGMDLVAAIHEDHPELIDGIIGGAEETTTGVHRLRAMDADGALEYPVFAVNDTPMKRLFDNVHGTGESSLASIAMTTNLSWAGKNVVVAGYGYCGKGVAKKAAGQNANVIVTEVEPRRALEAHMEGYEVMPMAEAAAVGDVFLTTTGNRDVVVEEHFEKMQDGVLLANAGHFDIEIDLDALDDLAVDRYEARDGVEAYEMDDGRRLNVVAEGRLVNLAAPVSLGHPVEVMDQSFGVQAVCVRELVESVEPRAADASGDEPRASDVYDAGVHDVPDELDKEIAEIKLEAEGVDFDSLTETQHEYMDSWDHGT